The DNA region GGGTGAGAGACGGGTTAATCCTTTGAAATGGGGTATATTCTGTAATTTAGACATAGGTTGGGTTTGCTGCAAATTAAGACGCAAAGAATCACAAAGTTAACTTGGAAATGAGACatatttgaaattgtttttatttaaaacaaggAACAGCGAAATCTACACAGGTCTCTTATCTCAACCAGAATGTGTATGTAtgaattaaatgtaaatatattttaggtACGTTTAATAAGTAATCTTTTAAAGCAACCATATAATGGCAAAACATATAACTACAATAATGTAATTTTCAACAACAACTACTCTATAATGTTATTATATGAATTCGTTTTCAGCCAATTTGAATATCTgaaaacatacaaaatattttgttagttCAATtcagtaatttatttatcttaTTTAGTACTTACTGTTATGATGGATATTTATTTCTAATTTGGGAAATGTAAATTTCGGCTTTCCCTTTCGTTTTCGAGCTGCGTGAGCATTTTGCGAGGAAATGAAGAGTAGAACGACGACCAGCAGCCAACTGAATTTGAAGTATATCATTTTGAAGGTAATAAAATCCGGGAGTTTTGTTTCTGAGCTGAGCGTTGAATTAAGACTGAAGCTGTGGCTGCTCAAGAGGCAGAGTAAATATTTCCGATTCGACTGCTTATGACATCATATTTCTCCTTATCAGCTTGGTTTTTACCAAAGAAGAGCTCGTCGGCGAACCGAAAGGTGAACCCCCGGGAGCTCTagaaaaacccaaaacagCTGAATCGGCGTGGCTATGATCATTCATAGGTTTTTATTTACTCTCAGCCGTTTTTAATCTGTATTGATGTCGaagaaaatatacaatttagcAAAAACAATGtgcaattaaaacattttgtttcgttgtttgtttatttatgtttattgaaaagtttttatggcAAGCAGGCAAACTGAAAATGTATCGCAGTATTTGCAGTATTCTGTAGGTTGTGTTTCagattttttgtatttttaaaaccaCCTGAAATGGATTAAACATGTAGTTTGGAAAATGTATGCTTCACTCACCTATGtctgtgttgttttttttttggcaacgGGCGtgtttttattagttttaatcAATAAAACGGAGGATAAAGAACGAAAGTCCCTTAACCCATTGTGAACCCCAAAACACTCAATAACTACACAAACATGCATAAATTGCATTATAAGCGACCCAAACAAAGCATTATGAATCGGAGCCCTCGAAGCAGCCATAACTATTCATTATCGGCGCATAAACGACCCTTTGAGCACTCATAActtcaatttttattaaataaacagCACAATGCGATGTGCCGGAAAAAGTGTCACACATATAGTGAGGATATGGCGAATAGTCAGGGGATGTGCCACATCCTTCTGACCCACTAAATTGGATCTGCGAGCCGCCGGAGAACCCTTTCCCTCCTGCATCCTTCGCATCCTTTGCATCCCTCGCATCCCTTGCCTCATCCGGCGTAATTCAATATTTGACTAGATGAGATTTATGGCCACAGGGTGTAGCGACTTCCTGCGAGGTcctttcgctttatttgtGCAAAGcataatttttgatttagtGCGATTTGTGTCAACGGGTTGTGCGGCCCAATAGTTTCGCAATATTTTCGCCCAAGTGAAAGTTTTACCCGTTTTCCTCGCTTTCcccgtttttgtttgctttcctGCGGATATGAGACCGCATGCTGATTGTCAATCTGAAGTGAGGGGCGGAGTTCAATGTgacccccttttttttttggtttagtCGGAAACGGATGTTCTGCCAGCGGAATTCGCATAAAACTTTACTATTATGCCGAATATTTGgccgaaaatggaaaatgctttgTACTTTGTATGGCAAATCGCGAGGGAATCCAAAGAACTACGAGGGTGACTGCGGCAGGTACGACAGtcaggattcaggattcagGACTCAGCATTCAGGATGTCATAGATGATAAGGAGTATTGACGCCAAGGCAATTTGCCGCCAGAATTTGCATATCCTAAAAGCGCGAAAAAGGGTTGATTCGCACCACCGGAAAAGCGCGACAAGCGAATTTATTACAGGTTGCATTAGATTTAATTGGCGAATGGAGCGTGCGCGGAAAAGCTAATACTTCAACGCCCTAGATAAAGTCACCTTCTACCgaacaaaaacacatttttggaaaatacAACGATATGCGGAACTCTGAAGAGCGATATGATTGCAAAGAATGTTGTTCCTTCAATAGAAAATCTAATAAAAAATGATGGGAGTTTGTATCGCATATGCTTTGTATCAAAACCACATGTTTTGCCAAAGAAACTTAATTATAACATTTGTTATGAAGAAGGGTGTGAACTTCTAGTTCAGAAGATCTGAGTTTTGAGTTCCCTTTTCGTGCTATAAGGAAGTTCATCGGGATCCTTTAAATGTAACCAGTGTTACGGTATCATAGTGTTTTTAGTGAATAGATCCTTAAGCCGGGTTTTATATGTGTAACCAGTGTTACTGTATCATATTGTTTCGAATGCTGTAAGCAAAGTCATTGTCTATGAAGTTGGAGGTGTCCTGTATAAATGTCTACTTGTCAAAAACTCTAAATACCTCAAGTTGAGTTGCTAAAAATGGAGGACAAGTCGCTGTACTTCCTTAAGATAGATGTTTCGTCGATTAAAGATCCTAAAGAAGAAATGTTTTGTTAGTCTAAAGAACTCGTCATCTTTGTCAGAAAACCATGCTAGCAATCTAGTTCTAGTTAAGTAGCCTACACCTAAAGTAGCCACTTACTTCCTGGGCGGTTGGAACCCTCTCCCTCAGTGGTTTCCTGGCCAAGTTCCAGGTCTAAGCCCTCTGTCTCCTCCATTCCAATAGCCAGGACCTGAGTAGCTGGCATGCAAAAGGTGCGACGGAAGTTCCCTGGGATTGTAAGGATCATACCTGAGCATCTGCTGTTTATTCCATTGCATCCTGGGATTATTATGGCTGCGCCAAGGATTATTACATAGGTTCCGTGGATTAATATTTCTGATCACTGGTTCCTGAGGTACTGGCACCACTTCCCGAGTTTCAGCAGCTTTCTCCAGGAAAGCATCCTCTTTACCATTTAGCACTGATTTCCTATCGAAAGGGGTTTTCATACAAAGTTTCACCCGCCCGAATCGGAAGGAAATAGTTCCCTTTAGTTCGATCAGTTTCTTGTGCGATTCATTGTCAACGGCCATGGCCAGATGCAGAAGCTCACCCTGGTTCAACCTCTTCATAACCCTCCATTCCGTCGTTGAGATTGGGTTCTGTGCCTGAATGATTTCCAGGACCTTCTGGCTGCTTGTGGCTAGACTATCTGGAAAGTAGCCGAGGACCACATTCTTCCT from Drosophila santomea strain STO CAGO 1482 chromosome 3R, Prin_Dsan_1.1, whole genome shotgun sequence includes:
- the LOC120453169 gene encoding uncharacterized protein LOC120453169; protein product: MIYFKFSWLLVVVLLFISSQNAHAARKRKGKPKFTFPKLEINIHHNNIQIG
- the LOC120453168 gene encoding uncharacterized protein LOC120453168, giving the protein MNSLETNESDAAPEASPNRNPSVDSGPGFVRLKTKQKKLLRKALQKGLTREKALAVVQALPIVKGLLPAPYGIQSSNPYPYSVLVQCVRIGLAAESAGTSLTSEQMARIKEAIIDVTVEQSGSQKPQFEGCVARRGWLLVTCSNSSTSEWFKRNFCHIQSKVTTKLKLMDESELPRKNVVLGYFPDSLATSSQKVLEIIQAQNPISTTEWRVMKRLNQGELLHLAMAVDNESHKKLIELKGTISFRFGRVKLCMKTPFDRKSVLNGKEDAFLEKAAETREVVPVPQEPVIRNINPRNLCNNPWRSHNNPRMQWNKQQMLRYDPYNPRELPSHLLHASYSGPGYWNGGDRGLRPGTWPGNH